The Drosophila teissieri strain GT53w unplaced genomic scaffold, Prin_Dtei_1.1 Segkk116_quiver_pilon_misjoin1_scaf, whole genome shotgun sequence genome window below encodes:
- the LOC122625480 gene encoding LOW QUALITY PROTEIN: ubiquitin-like modifier-activating enzyme 1 (The sequence of the model RefSeq protein was modified relative to this genomic sequence to represent the inferred CDS: inserted 1 base in 1 codon): MSAPCEKCSWLPFLLISSPVTYTYINFCVFVLQLHDLSSQFYLTEADIGKNRAEASCAQLAELNSYVRTVSHTGPLTEEFLRKFRVVVLTNSDGEEQQRIGKFAHENGIALIIAETRGLFAKVFCDFGESFTIYDQDGTQPISTMIASITHDAQGVVTCLDETRHGFNDGDYVTFSEVQGMQELNGCQPLKITVLGPYTFSIGDTSKFGEYKSGGVATQVKMPKTISFKSLAQASEEPEFLISDFAKLDSPATLHVAFNALSCYRKAHNGVLPRPWNEEDANSFLEVVRASSSAEVDEKLVLQFAKICSGNTCPLDAAVGGIVAQEVLKACSGKFTPIYQWLYFDALECLPTEGVEEADAQPVGSRYDSQIAIFGKKFQEKLADSKWFIVGAGAIGCELLKNFGMLGLGTGKGQIFVTDMDLIEKSNLNRQFLFRPHDVQKPKSMTAADAIKRMNPEVNVTAYELRVGAETEKVFSEDFFGKLDGVANALDNVDARIYMDRKCIFNRIPLVETGTLGTLGNVQVIVPFATESYSSSQDXPEKSIPICTLKNFPNAIEHTLQWARDAFEGVFKQSAENAAQYIADPQFTERIAKLPGIQPLDILDSIKKALIDDKPKSFAHCVEWARLYWEDQYVNQIKQLLFNFPPDQITSSGQPFWSGPKRCPDPLVFDVNDPMHLDFIYAGANLRAEVYGIEQVRNRETIAELVQKVKVPEFKPRSGVKIETNEAAAAASANNFDDGELDQDRVDKIISELLKNADKTSKITPLEFEKDDDSNLHMDFIVACSNLRAANYKISPADRHKSKLIAGKIIPAIATTTSVLSGLAVLEVIKLIVGHRDLVKFKNGFANLALPFMAFSEPVPAAKNTYYGKEWTLWDRFEVTGELSLQEFLNYFEENEKLKITMLSQGVSMLYSFFMPKAKCSERLPLPMSEVVRRVSKRRLEPHERSLVFEICCNDVDGEDVEVPYVRYTLP, translated from the exons ATGTCTGCGCCATGCGAAAAGTGT TCATGGCTCCCGTTTTTGCTGATTTCATCACCggttacatatacatatattaatttttgtgtttttgtctTGCAGCTCCATGACTTGTCGTCGCAATTTTATCTCACGGAAGCCGATATTGGAAAGAATCGTGCGGAGGCCTCTTGCGCCCAGTTGGCCGAGTTAAACAGCTATGTGCGCACCGTTTCGCACACGGGTCCGCTTACCGAGGAGTTCCTGCGCAAGTTTCGCGTTGTGGTGCTCACCAACTCCGATGgggaggagcagcagaggaTCGGCAAGTTTGCCCATGAAAATGGCATTGCTCTGATCATCGCCGAGACCCGGGGATTGTTCGCCAAGGTGTTCTGTGACTTTGGTGAGAGCTTTACCATTTACGACCAGGATGGCACACAGCCGATCTCCACCATGATAGCTAGTATAACGCACGACGCACAGGGAGTAGTCACCTGCCTGGACGAGACGCGCCATGGCTTTAATGACGGCGACTACGTCACATTCTCGGAGGTGCAGGGAATGCAAGAACTGAACGGCTGCCAGCCTCTTAAGATCACAGTGCTGGGACCCTACACCTTCAGCATTGGGGACACCAGCAAGTTTGGAGAATACAAGAGCGGCGGAGTTGCCACCCAGGTGAAGATGCCTAAGACCATCAGCTTTAAGTCCCTGGCACAGGCCTCTGAGGAGCCGGAGTTCTTGATATCCGATTTCGCAAAGCTGGACTCGCCGGCCACTCTGCACGTGGCGTTCAATGCCCTCTCCTGCTACCGCAAGGCCCATAATGGAGTCTTGCCGCGTCCCTGGAACGAGGAGGACGCCAATAGCTTCCTGGAGGTGGTCcgggccagcagcagcgcggAAGTCGACGAAAAGCTGGTGCTGCAATTCGCTAAAATCTGCTCGGGCAACACGTGCCCGCTGGACGCGGCCGTTGGTGGAATTGTGGCCCAGGAGGTGCTCAAGGCCTGCAGCGGAAAGTTCACACCTATCTACCAGTGGTTGTACTTTGACGCCTTGGAGTGTCTGCCCACAGAGGGTGTTGAGGAGGCGGATGCCCAGCCCGTTGGCTCGCGCTATGATTCTCAGATTGCCATTTTTGGCAAGAAATTCCAGGAAAAGTTGGCTGACTCTAAATGGTTTATTGTCGGCGCCGGAGCCATAGGTTGTGAGCTGTTGAAAAACTTTGGAATGCTGGGCCTGGGAACTGGCAAGGGACAGATTTTCGTCACAGACATGGATCTCATTGAGAAGTCGAATCTGAACCGGCAATTCCTGTTCCGGCCGCACGACGTCCAGAAGCCAAAATCAATGACGGCCGCTGACGCTATTAAACGGATGAATCCGGAAGTAAATGTGACCGCATACGAGTTGCGCGTTGGCGCAGAAACGGAGAAGGTATTCTCCGAAGACTTCTTTGGAAAGCTGGATGGTGTGGCCAATGCGCTGGACAACGTGGATGCTCGCATATATATGGATcgcaaatgcattttcaacCGCATTCCGCTGGTTGAGACCGGAACTCTGGGAACTTTGGGCAACGTTCAGGTGATTGTGCCCTTTGCCACCGAATCGTACAGCTCCTCCCAGG CCCCAGAGAAGAGTATTCCCATCTGCACGCTGAAGAACTTCCCCAATGCCATCGAGCACACTTTGCAGTGGGCGCGTGACGCCTTCGAAGGCGTTTTCAAGCAATCTGCAGAAAACGCTGCTCAGTACATCGCTGATCCTCAATTCACCGAGCGAATCGCCAAGCTGCCAGGTATTCAGCCTCTGGATATCCTTGATTCTATCAAG aAAGCCCTGATCGACGACAAGCCCAAGAGCTTTGCGCACTGCGTAGAATGGGCCCGGTTATATTGGGAGGATCAATACGTTAACCAGATTAAGCAGCTGCTCTTTAACTTCCCACCCGATCAGATCACCTCCAGTGGTCAGCCGTTTTGGTCTGGTCCCAAGCGGTGCCCAGATCCCCTGGTTTTTGATGTCAACGATCCCATGCACCTCGACTTTATCTACGCGGGGGCCAATCTCCGAGCGGAGGTCTATGGTATTGAACAGGTTCGCAATCGCGAGACGATCGCAGAGCTGGTGCAGAAGGTTAAG gTGCCTGAGTTTAAACCCCGTTCGGGCGTGAAAATCGAGACCAATgaggcagcagctgccgcctcGGCCAATAACTTCGATGATGGAGAGTTGGACCAAGATCGCGTCGACAAGATCATTTCGGAGCTGCTGAAGAACGCCGACAAAACCTCTAAAATCACGCCACTAGAGTTTGAAAAGGATGATGACAGTAACTTGCACATGGACTTTATTGTGGCCTGCTCAAATCTACGCGCTGCCAACTACAAAATTTCGCCAGCGGATCGCCACAAGTCCAAGTTGATAGCTGGCAAAATCATACCTGCTATTGCCACCACCACGTCGGTGCTCTCTGGCTTGGCTGTGCTCGAGGTGATTAAGCTGATCGTCGGTCACCGTGATCTCGTAAAATTTAAGAACGGCTTTGCCAACCTTGCACTGCCGTTCATGGCCTTCTCTGAACCGGTCCCTGCCGCCAAGAATACATACTACGGCAAGGAATGGACGCTGTGGGACCGCTTTGAGGTGACCGGCGAGCTCTCGCTGCAGGAATTCCTCAACTATTTCGAGGAGAATGAGAAGCTTAAGATCACCATGCTCTCACAGGGCGTGTCCATGCTGTACTCATTCTTCATGCCCAAGGCCAAGTGCTCCGAGAGACTGCCGTTGCCCATGTCGGAGGTCGTGCGTCGCGTGTCCAAGCGTCGCCTGGAGCCGCACGAGCGGTCCCTGGTTTTCGAGATCTGCTGCAACGATGTTGACGGCGAGGATGTGGAGGTGCCCTATGTCCGTTACACCCTGCCCTAA